Part of the Patescibacteria group bacterium genome, ATGTAGATAATAGAGAAATATGCTCAAAGACGTTGTTTCAAGGCAAAAACAAGAAAAAGAACCAATGTTGTTGCAAAAATATATTGGTAGAACTAAGGATTCAGTTGGCCAGCAATGGCTGGATCCATCTTTGATTAAGGTGGTGTTAGGACCGCGCCGAGCTGGTAAGTCGATCTTTTCTCTTATGCTGTTAAAGAATCGGCCATTTATGTATTTTAATTTTGATGATGATGAATTAACTAATCCGAGTCGTATCAGTACAGATGAGTTGATGCGAGAGCTTCATGTCGCTTACGGTGATGTCAAACATATTTTGTTTGATGAAATTCAAAATTTACCGCGTTGGGAATTATTTTTAAACCGGTTACATCGTGTCGGATATAATCTAGTCGTGACTGGTTCCAATGCTCATTTGTTGTCCAAAGAACTGGCCACACATCTCACTGGTCGACATATTCCCATAGAGATATTGCCATTTGATTTTCATGAATTTCTTCGAGCTAAACAGTATGTCATTGATCCTGAATATGGTTCATTACCAAAAAACCAAGGTGAACTTTTACAGCTGGTTGAAGACTATATGGTTCGTGGCGGTTTCCCTGAAGTAGTGATCAATCAGCTTAATCCTAAGGATTATCTTAAGATTTTGTTTGACTCCCTTTTGTTTAAAGATGTAGTGAAAAGATACAAAGTGAAATTTGCAACTGAAATTAGTAACTTAGCCTCACATTTCATCAAT contains:
- a CDS encoding ATP-binding protein; translation: MLKDVVSRQKQEKEPMLLQKYIGRTKDSVGQQWLDPSLIKVVLGPRRAGKSIFSLMLLKNRPFMYFNFDDDELTNPSRISTDELMRELHVAYGDVKHILFDEIQNLPRWELFLNRLHRVGYNLVVTGSNAHLLSKELATHLTGRHIPIEILPFDFHEFLRAKQYVIDPEYGSLPKNQGELLQLVEDYMVRGGFPEVVINQLNPKDYLKILFDSLLFKDVVKRYKVKFATEISNLASHFINQFSSLYSIEKVQRVLNLKSAVTTDKYTTYLEEAYLIFSLLRYSPKSVVRIKSPKKVYVVDNGFISAKAIQHSPDKGRLMENLVFTELVKHGHEPNRDIFYYKTRNDREVDFVLKQDLNVTDLIQVCYDMSNPEVERREIKALVEAGAELKVKKLTIITWNEKRQVEKNGMTVQIKPLWEWLIA